A region of the Cannabis sativa cultivar Pink pepper isolate KNU-18-1 chromosome 3, ASM2916894v1, whole genome shotgun sequence genome:
TTTGAATTTAGGCAgagataaaatattataaagtgtTATAGCAGAGTTTAGTATGACAGTGCCTAAGAGTTCAATTTGAACTGTTGTAGCATTTAGTAATGTGACAGATTTATTTGTAATGGATTTGTGTATTGAGAAAAAACATCTaatattgcaaaaaaaaaatgtggtgaGTATCACCACTATCTATAATCTAAGAAGTAGGAGATAAAGGGTCAAGGATACCCGAAAAATTATTAATGGTTGGACCATCTAATGTGGAAGCATCATGACCAAGCTGTAGTTGTTGACTGATCATGGAGATCAATTGCTGACATTGAGCAGGAGTTAATTGAGGAGTGTTTGGATCAATTGGTGGAATAAAGACTTGCAAAGTTTGTGGGACATTGCAAGATGTGGATCCAGTCTCTGGTTTTTGATTGTTCAAAGCAGAAGACTCATTTGATCTTGGTTTGCCATAACCAGGTAGGAAGTTGTGAAGAAAGTAGCATTTATCCTTATAATGACCTGACGTTTAGTAGTGAGTACAATAAGGACGATGCCTTTTATTTCTTGAAGTTTGATTAGCTATGGGATTGACATCAAGGATAGTAGGTGTTGTAGCAACAACAAGTGGAGGTGTAATGCGATTTCCCAAAGTTCTTTATGTTTCTTGGTGAATAAACATTGAAAAAACTTTGTTAAGGGGAGGACAAGGATAGATAAGCAAGATTTGATCACGAATGGCGTGATAAGATTTTTTCAATCCTTTGAGAAACTACAAAACTTGATCATGATTAAGGTGATCTTGATTTTGAGTTGCTGCAGCACGAGTGCAATTAATCCAAGGCCCGAGTTGATTAATCTCGTCCCACATTGTTGTTAATTTGGTAAAGTATGCACTCACAAATTCATCACCTTGATGAGGGTAGGTCAAGATTTTATTGAGTTCAAAGATTCTTAGACCATTTCCTTGATTGAATATATTGTTATGCACTGTCCACATCTCAGCAGCAGTGTCAAGATACAGTATGCTACTTTTGATTTCAGGAGACACAGAATGAAGAATCCATGACATAACCATTTGGTTGCACCTTGTCCAAGAACTGTGAAGAGAATCAGTAGGGATTGGTAGGAGTTTTATTTTGCGTGCCAATGGAGAGTTTAAGTCTCATTTCTATGGCTAAGAATTACAATCGGTGAGAAGTAGTGTTGCGAGTGTCAGGCCAGGATGCTCTGCGCTGCAGAGATAGTATGGAGATCTAATGTCTTCATACGTAGGGCGATCGATTTATTCTGATCGTGAAAATGGAACAAATGGTTCACTTCGAGACAGAGTGTCGTGgaaattatgagatggtggtgGAGCAATAGAAGCATCGACCACTGGATGATCTAAATCAGTGGTGGTAGCTGAAGTGATTGCTCGAGTGCGCACCATTATTGAATTCTTGATGAAGCTTCAATTGAATTCTTGAAGTGCTATGTTGTTTCTGCTGATACcatattaattagaaaaataaagaaaaaactgattttcattattatcattaaaatgATTCAATTCGCAATGGCAAGGAACTAATCCTTATATAAAGAAGGATTACATTAcaattaacaaacaaacttgtaatagaaaataacaaatataacGATCTTTAATATAGAGCTAATATTTGTATGTTTAATATcaataaattagatttttagtAGCTCAAAGTTAGCCACATaagcaaattatttatttttaaaaaaattgagtagAATGTAATTGGAGGGatataatttcaataatttGTATAGTTCGAGAAAAATtttcacaataaaaaaattattgacaaaactttaaaaaaaaatcataatttagAGGACAAatatcatatttaattaataagaatCTAACTAAATATTTTCATGTACAATCACATACAATTTACAAGTTTCCAAATAATCATATTGTCCACCTTAATATTCActtaattagtttaatttgaaCTTCTTGTACTATACTCACATTTTTGGAATAGCACTATTTTTATTCGCTCACTCACACCACATCAACATCCAACTTGGCAAATATGCATATATGCCGAAGCATTTTTATAGCtacaagaaaatataatttgttGCCACCACCTAAACACACTTCAATCAATTAAAACCAGGTACACTCCTAACATAATTGtatgtaaatttaatttaattttttaatattgctTTTTAACGAAAAATTAGGATCTCTAAATttgtcaaaaaaagaaaagaaaaaaaaagatatcttaatttgttaaaaaaaaaaaaaagaagaaaaatattagGATCTCCTAAAAAAAAGAGATGCTTAACCCAAATTAGGCCACGTTTTATGCAAATCCTTGTCTAAAACTAAATGGCGTTTTATAAACAAAGATATATTAATTTAAGACGCCTTCTCCTGGTTCCTGGCTGCACAAGAAAGTGGGCTTTCGAAACCTTCAAAAGGTAACAAACCCACTCATTTAAAATGGTATATCTTTTAATTGTTCAAAACAAAATATGGTATATTTTAAATTGGCATCGACCACCTGGCCAAAATGCCCATTCCTTCAACCACTTGTAGCAAATTAGgtattcataattaataaatttattaattttgattaagTCCATTTTTTGTGTTATAACTTATAATTTTCTTCCTTCAAATTCCAATTTGAATTAGTTTCTTAATttatcaaattcaaaatttcttaatATTGGCGTTATTTTGTTGAGAATATTCCCTTGAAAGGGTCCGCATGACCAATGCCAATGAAGTTTCTTATTGgtcctctctcttcttttcagCGCTTGACCTgaaaaattcagaaaattaaaacaaaCGTCATTCaataattccaaaaataaaaatcacaCAACTCGCATTACTTGACCAAACaattgattatatatacttacatttattttttcaattatataaatataaatatatatattaataacttACATTCCTGACATGAAACGGAAGTTTTAAGGAGTCAGttgaagaaaattatttttttagagtAAACCTTCGTTTAGgtaaaattaatcattaattaagCTCACtgttatttcataaaaatgaaataaaaaaaaatcctttaatATTCACAGTTCAATCAAAATCCACTCTGTATTTACTTTGAatggaaaaaagaaagaaaagaacaaaattgttattttgaatggttttttttttttttttaattttttgtctgTTGTATAATCTCTAGTCTACACTTGTGTATTTTTCTTTCCTATTTTGAAATCGCTCTTCTTTGGTTGAAAGTTGAAATCTTCAAGATTCTTCAAGCTCTTCCAAGAATCATTGCCAGTAATAGCAGCGAGGAACTTCTTGATGATGAAGAAAGTGATGGTGTTGATGCTGATGCAGGAAAACAGGACAATGCCTGTTATAGCTCATTTTTTCATACCCTTTCTGGAGTCCGCTGCCAGCGAATTTCACCGGCGACGAGAATCTCGGAACGGATTTAACTGTACGGAACAGAGGTTCTACGCCGCGAGGTACAACGGAAGGTGGTGGCGAGACTTTCTTAATAGATTGTCGCTGAATCAAAACCGCCTTGATCTTAAGGTGGCGCGTGGAGTCACGCGACGAAACCCTAACGTATTCCTCCAACAGACTCGTCAATTCCTCTTCGGATTTGATCGTAACTAAGGTCTCGAAGTCTCCGTTTGGCAATTGACACTTCAAATCAGGGGAGAAGCCACAAAACTCTCCGAGTTTCACCATTAGCTCTGTAAACAAAATATTCAGACCTAAATCAATCTCAAGTATTCAAATATCTAACACCGATACGGAATGGAAAGTAGATGACGAAATAGAAACTTTCACAATGGAAAACATCGAACGAACCTGCAAAGGAGATAGAACGATCGACGGTGAGGACTCGATTGTGACCGCCAACGTAACGGAGCTGGCCATCGCCGGGACGAGGGAGAATCTTGCCTCCGTAGCTGCAAAAGAACTTTAGGGTTTCAGTACTGGTGGGTTTGGTCTGGTTGATCATGACTGTGTTGAAACTGTACTGGTTATGGTTCAGTTTGAATAAGCcaagaaagaagagagagagaaagaaagagaaacttctagagagagagagaagaaaagaattgGAGGGATTTCTTTTGGCTGCAAACCATGTGGAGAGTTTTCGTCTAGTATTTATAGGAAAAATTAATTTGAGTCTCCCAACGCGTTAgaaatactttttttaaaaaataataaaaaataatactttttctatttttttattattttttaaatttaaaatgtataactTTGGGAAAATGAAAAAGGAAGCTAGCGCGAGTAACCGTTTCTTATGCTGATTCCCATTAAGATTCGGATATTACTTTTCCTTTTGGTTCGGGCTTAAGGGTCCCATTTTATTAGTGGGCTGAGTACCCAGACCCGGCCCAACATGTCAACTGGCATTTAAAAATGTagctcctctctctctctcttctttttcaCTCTAACTATACTttgaaattcattaaaaaatttgttaagaaAATTCTAAAATGAACTCTTTTAAAAAAGATACactgatatatatttatttgttttagtattcgaaatttttttttactcaattttttttttatgattatgtaaattatagttatttaagacattctataagattttaagaaattcaaaaaaaaattaacacgtCGAAAATTGCGTTCAAACAGTGTAttacacgcgtgactattttattttatacgcatgtaaaatacattgtttgaaaattattttttatattgtaaattattccgaatttctcaaaattttataagatatcttaaatagctataacgtactttaatatgaaaaaaatagactaattttTTGTTCTGAAACAAGTAgagggtgcatcagtacattCCTTTTAAGTGGGTGCATTTTAGAATCACCTAAAAGTatataaggtttttttttttgtaaaattgttTTGTTCTGAAtttataaatacgtaaattgaattattttttattaagatttttcataattaaccaaaacaaacaaaataaaaaaaaaatac
Encoded here:
- the LOC133035389 gene encoding protein PAL OF QUIRKY, yielding MINQTKPTSTETLKFFCSYGGKILPRPGDGQLRYVGGHNRVLTVDRSISFAELMVKLGEFCGFSPDLKCQLPNGDFETLVTIKSEEELTSLLEEYVRVSSRDSTRHLKIKAVLIQRQSIKKVSPPPSVVPRGVEPLFRTVKSVPRFSSPVKFAGSGLQKGYEKMSYNRHCPVFLHQHQHHHFLHHQEVPRCYYWQ